A single window of Acinetobacter lwoffii DNA harbors:
- a CDS encoding lytic transglycosylase domain-containing protein, whose amino-acid sequence MIDFVVLAQQCAPQVDVNIASAIVKSESSFNPFAIGVNRAAGLKKQPTSYEEAVSLAKRLISQGRNIDVGFAQINSANFKRLNLSVEQVFDPCTNLSAMQFIFNDCRNRAKGKDIYKAMSCYNTGNHSSGFRNGYVAKVSRNLNYFANGSLNTMPVKFNPPSPPMNSSEQLAYFATNADMPNSSGYTENTELQSLPVVEKRPSFFLTNGTDFKEKEKSLKSSMVF is encoded by the coding sequence ATGATTGATTTCGTAGTTTTGGCACAACAATGTGCGCCACAAGTTGATGTAAATATTGCGTCTGCAATTGTTAAATCTGAATCCTCATTTAATCCTTTTGCGATAGGGGTTAATCGTGCCGCAGGTCTTAAAAAACAGCCGACTAGCTATGAAGAAGCTGTATCTCTGGCCAAAAGATTAATTAGCCAGGGACGAAATATTGATGTTGGTTTTGCTCAAATTAATAGTGCTAATTTCAAAAGACTAAATCTTAGTGTCGAGCAAGTTTTTGATCCCTGCACTAATCTAAGCGCAATGCAATTTATCTTTAACGACTGCCGAAATAGGGCAAAAGGCAAAGATATTTATAAAGCTATGTCTTGCTATAACACTGGCAACCATTCATCAGGATTTAGAAATGGGTATGTAGCGAAAGTATCAAGAAATTTGAATTATTTTGCTAATGGTTCACTCAATACCATGCCTGTAAAATTCAATCCTCCTTCACCTCCTATGAATAGCTCGGAACAGCTTGCATATTTTGCTACTAATGCAGATATGCCTAACTCCAGTGGATATACCGAAAATACAGAACTTCAAAGCCTTCCAGTAGTGGAGAAACGGCCTTCATTTTTCTTAACTAACGGTACAGACTTTAAAGAAAAAGAAAAAAGTTTAAAATCTTCTATGGTCTTTTAA
- a CDS encoding TrbC/VirB2 family protein has translation MKANQTQITTTKTTGIKASVLMLFMTLISSPAFAQISKVNTVMANVQSVLAGVAVTVFTITIMWAGFKLAWQQAKWSDISNIVIGGILVGGAAGIAAWLIN, from the coding sequence ATGAAAGCAAATCAAACGCAAATAACAACGACTAAAACGACTGGTATCAAAGCAAGCGTATTGATGTTGTTCATGACGTTAATCTCAAGCCCTGCTTTTGCTCAAATCTCAAAAGTTAATACGGTTATGGCTAATGTTCAGTCAGTCTTAGCGGGTGTGGCTGTAACTGTATTTACCATCACTATCATGTGGGCTGGCTTTAAATTGGCTTGGCAACAAGCAAAGTGGTCAGACATTTCTAACATCGTTATTGGGGGCATTTTGGTAGGTGGTGCTGCGGGTATCGCTGCTTGGCTGATTAACTAA
- a CDS encoding type IV secretion system protein VirB3 translates to MSNFSDPIFRGCTRPAMLFGVPMLPFLLVTGVAILLAGWSFYLLSAYVTLFIAAIYVPIYFWMRAITKVDDQRLKQVLMRWRIRGKQIQNHQKWGAISFSPLKLKKRK, encoded by the coding sequence ATGTCGAATTTTTCTGATCCAATTTTCAGGGGTTGCACTCGTCCTGCCATGCTTTTTGGCGTTCCAATGTTGCCTTTTTTGTTGGTGACGGGGGTAGCAATTCTTTTAGCGGGTTGGTCTTTTTATCTACTCAGTGCCTATGTGACTTTATTTATAGCAGCTATTTATGTGCCTATTTACTTCTGGATGCGGGCAATAACAAAAGTAGATGACCAACGATTAAAGCAAGTATTGATGCGGTGGCGCATAAGAGGGAAACAGATCCAGAACCATCAAAAATGGGGAGCAATCTCATTTTCGCCACTTAAATTAAAGAAAAGGAAATAA
- a CDS encoding VirB4 family type IV secretion/conjugal transfer ATPase: MRSKQQVRDSANAEVAISDYLPFGNHVSNNVIKLKNGEYIATWKLEGISFETVEADIIRIRKEGLNNFYRALGGGHFAVWTHKIRRGVNERLNGVYENDFIADFNERYYQQFQGEKNKQMATELYLTILYRPEISRLTKIFKSKASRDPVALKKQIKRDLDILDDVAKQVEASLYHYNPERLATYTKKGFVYSGMCNLLGFLTNGVWEEIPLRQANLDQYIPSSRLFFGDKNGYLQIKHPEAQKYVGFLDIQEFPRLSESGMCNSILYGNYEYIETQSFTVYGKRDAVDKLKTIKGQLNSVEDVSDQEIRDIDLAMSEANSGNFQLGEYHYTLAIFGDSPNQVALNVSSARTALSDEAGFKMAVIDTVPECAWFSQLAGNFNMRPREAYLTSLNFSALSPFHNFARGKRDGNPWGEALALFKTPSGQPFYFNHHVSPDKQDSTDDKMPGNTCVIGTTGVGKTTLVMAMMMFACKYKNLKGVFFDKDRGAEIGIRRIGGQYYALERGVPTGFNPLQLPPTETNIQFVEKLVKILVGGVRNAAEDLEISQAVRTIMRDDMPLELRRLSALYMNLKVNGGGDSLQDRLAKWCNTADHDGNLSWVFDNPYDTQDFSKAKMPIFGYDYTEFLDDPEVRTPIMAYLLHITDSLIDGSPFIYWMDEFWKPLTDEYFKDFAKDKQKTIRKLNGLGVFMTQSPSDVLDSDIGKTMVEQSVTQIFLPNPRADYDDYVNGFKVTPQEFEIIKELEENSRMFLVKQGSRSALCKMDLGEMRDVLQIISGSKDNVELLENLMNEVGEDPNDWGELFLQRIAERKKLISEKGVA; encoded by the coding sequence ATGCGTTCAAAACAGCAAGTTAGAGATAGCGCAAATGCTGAAGTCGCAATTTCAGACTATCTGCCGTTTGGTAATCATGTTTCCAACAATGTTATTAAGCTTAAAAATGGTGAATACATTGCTACATGGAAATTAGAAGGCATTTCGTTTGAAACAGTTGAAGCCGATATTATTAGAATCCGTAAAGAAGGATTAAATAATTTTTATCGTGCTTTAGGTGGCGGTCACTTTGCTGTTTGGACGCATAAGATTCGTAGGGGAGTTAATGAACGTCTAAATGGCGTTTATGAAAATGATTTTATTGCTGATTTTAATGAAAGATATTATCAGCAGTTTCAGGGTGAAAAGAATAAACAGATGGCTACTGAATTGTATTTAACAATTCTTTATCGTCCTGAAATTTCCAGATTAACAAAGATTTTTAAGAGTAAAGCTAGTCGTGATCCAGTAGCCCTGAAAAAGCAGATTAAGCGGGATCTCGATATTTTGGATGATGTAGCCAAACAGGTTGAAGCAAGTCTATATCACTACAATCCAGAACGTCTGGCGACCTATACCAAGAAAGGTTTTGTCTACTCCGGAATGTGTAATCTACTTGGTTTTTTAACTAATGGAGTTTGGGAAGAAATCCCTTTAAGACAGGCTAATCTTGATCAATATATTCCAAGTAGTCGCTTGTTCTTTGGTGACAAAAATGGCTATTTACAGATTAAACATCCTGAAGCGCAAAAATATGTAGGCTTTCTGGATATTCAAGAATTTCCACGTTTATCAGAATCAGGAATGTGCAATTCCATCCTGTATGGAAACTATGAATACATTGAAACTCAAAGTTTCACGGTTTATGGCAAGCGTGATGCTGTAGATAAATTAAAAACAATTAAAGGCCAACTAAATTCTGTAGAGGACGTTTCAGATCAAGAGATTCGTGATATTGATCTGGCTATGAGTGAAGCTAATAGCGGGAATTTCCAGTTAGGCGAATATCACTATACGCTTGCGATTTTTGGCGATTCACCAAATCAAGTTGCTCTAAATGTTTCGAGTGCCAGAACTGCTTTATCAGATGAAGCAGGGTTCAAAATGGCTGTAATTGATACTGTTCCTGAATGTGCATGGTTCTCGCAATTAGCGGGTAACTTTAATATGCGTCCAAGAGAAGCATATCTCACAAGCCTAAATTTTTCTGCTTTAAGCCCTTTTCATAACTTCGCAAGAGGTAAGCGTGACGGCAATCCTTGGGGTGAAGCACTAGCTTTATTTAAAACTCCAAGTGGCCAACCATTTTACTTTAATCATCATGTCAGCCCTGATAAGCAAGATTCTACAGATGACAAGATGCCAGGTAATACGTGTGTCATTGGAACAACTGGTGTGGGGAAAACAACCCTAGTCATGGCCATGATGATGTTTGCTTGTAAGTATAAAAATCTGAAGGGTGTTTTCTTTGATAAAGATAGGGGCGCAGAAATTGGGATTAGACGGATTGGGGGTCAATACTATGCCTTAGAGCGTGGTGTACCAACTGGCTTTAATCCGTTGCAGCTACCACCGACTGAAACAAATATTCAGTTTGTAGAAAAGCTTGTAAAAATTCTGGTAGGTGGCGTTCGTAATGCTGCTGAAGATCTGGAAATCAGTCAGGCTGTTCGTACCATTATGCGTGATGATATGCCGTTAGAACTCCGCAGACTTTCAGCTTTATATATGAATCTGAAAGTAAATGGCGGGGGTGATTCGCTTCAGGATCGTTTAGCTAAATGGTGTAACACTGCTGATCATGACGGAAATTTATCTTGGGTCTTTGATAATCCATACGATACTCAAGACTTTTCTAAAGCCAAAATGCCAATCTTTGGTTATGACTACACGGAATTTTTAGATGATCCAGAAGTCCGTACACCAATCATGGCTTATCTATTACACATCACAGATTCATTGATTGATGGTAGTCCGTTTATTTATTGGATGGACGAGTTTTGGAAGCCATTAACAGATGAATATTTCAAAGATTTTGCCAAAGATAAGCAGAAAACTATACGTAAATTGAATGGTCTAGGTGTCTTTATGACGCAATCTCCAAGTGACGTTTTAGATTCTGACATTGGTAAAACAATGGTTGAACAAAGCGTTACTCAAATCTTTTTACCTAATCCTCGTGCTGATTACGATGACTATGTAAACGGCTTTAAGGTCACTCCGCAAGAATTTGAAATTATTAAAGAGCTAGAAGAAAACTCACGCATGTTCTTAGTTAAGCAGGGTAGCCGTTCCGCACTCTGCAAAATGGATCTAGGCGAAATGCGTGACGTTTTACAGATTATTTCAGGCTCTAAGGACAATGTAGAACTTCTCGAAAATCTCATGAATGAAGTTGGTGAAGATCCTAACGATTGGGGCGAACTTTTCTTACAACGGATCGCAGAACGTAAAAAATTAATTTCAGAAAAAGGAGTTGCTTAG
- a CDS encoding type IV secretion system protein — translation MAIITTLETKIDSLLASYVTGVSSNIASAIVPIALTAATIYILIIGYNIATGAQEDSIYTALWKFFKIAFVGGIALSAGVYQSFVVEAINGLAIGLIQIVSPGGESSLGALLDQVSVPWGDLIQKLGEEAESASGVFPDIGLYLSAAVVSVAQFLLFFIGTGLYLLAKISLQLCLGVGPIFILCAMFPATQKYFESWLSQTLSYVFTIGFITAIISMLFAFVSGMCTQIANNFDAGDILTSVVSLCIVAGTIVVIMWNIPTMASAITGGAGVQGVGRAVAQAITKGRGGNNSKSDSASATPTTGGSVQGNSSSSNNSNSSNTGGSKPLYQRHTLSNLKRNK, via the coding sequence ATGGCAATTATTACTACATTAGAAACAAAAATTGATTCTCTATTAGCAAGTTACGTGACAGGTGTTAGTAGTAATATCGCTTCTGCAATTGTTCCTATAGCTTTGACTGCTGCAACAATTTATATCCTGATCATTGGCTACAATATTGCGACTGGCGCACAAGAAGATTCTATTTATACCGCTTTATGGAAGTTTTTTAAGATCGCTTTTGTTGGTGGAATTGCTTTAAGTGCGGGAGTCTATCAATCCTTTGTTGTTGAAGCTATTAACGGACTAGCCATAGGTTTAATTCAGATTGTTAGTCCAGGTGGTGAATCTTCGTTAGGTGCTTTACTGGATCAAGTGAGCGTTCCGTGGGGTGATTTAATCCAAAAATTAGGTGAAGAAGCTGAATCAGCTTCTGGCGTTTTCCCTGATATTGGCTTGTATTTATCTGCTGCTGTTGTTTCTGTCGCTCAATTCCTATTGTTCTTCATTGGTACTGGTCTATATTTACTGGCAAAAATCAGTCTGCAACTTTGTTTAGGCGTTGGTCCCATATTCATTCTGTGTGCAATGTTCCCTGCTACACAAAAATATTTTGAAAGTTGGCTTTCTCAAACATTGAGCTATGTTTTCACCATAGGCTTTATCACAGCAATTATCAGTATGCTCTTTGCTTTCGTTTCAGGCATGTGTACGCAAATCGCTAATAACTTTGATGCGGGTGACATTCTTACTTCTGTAGTTTCCCTCTGTATTGTTGCGGGAACTATTGTAGTGATCATGTGGAACATTCCAACGATGGCTTCAGCCATAACAGGTGGGGCGGGTGTTCAAGGTGTCGGTCGTGCTGTAGCACAAGCAATTACTAAAGGTCGTGGCGGTAATAATTCAAAATCTGATAGTGCTTCAGCTACTCCTACTACTGGGGGAAGTGTTCAAGGGAATTCTAGCAGCTCTAATAATTCCAATAGCTCGAATACAGGAGGATCTAAGCCGTTATATCAACGACATACTCTCTCTAACCTCAAAAGAAACAAATAG
- the virB5 gene encoding P-type DNA transfer protein VirB5, whose amino-acid sequence MKKQLLALGLGSSLFISGQANATGIPVIDGANLVQAVQNMVAWGEQYNQMVNQIQQAKQQYDSITGIRGFGDAVNNPYLKDVIPSDVADIYKGIQQGGVNGMTSAARNIRDATMVYDCASRTGQNYKACQAALNNNAQTQALNQQALGVADLRTEQIDNLRKQINNTTDAKAIAELQARIQAEQSQVANDANRIALMQAQAQAQKDAAQQLEIEGRLKRAAQKGNILDGYSGN is encoded by the coding sequence ATGAAAAAACAATTGTTAGCTTTGGGTTTAGGTTCATCTTTGTTTATTAGTGGTCAAGCCAATGCTACAGGTATTCCTGTCATTGACGGTGCTAACCTTGTTCAAGCTGTTCAAAATATGGTGGCTTGGGGTGAGCAATACAATCAGATGGTGAACCAGATCCAACAGGCAAAACAGCAATACGATTCCATTACTGGTATTCGTGGTTTCGGTGACGCTGTCAATAATCCATATCTTAAAGACGTGATTCCAAGTGACGTTGCTGACATTTATAAAGGCATCCAACAAGGCGGTGTCAATGGTATGACTTCAGCAGCTAGAAACATTCGTGATGCCACAATGGTTTATGACTGTGCTTCTAGAACTGGCCAGAACTATAAAGCCTGTCAAGCTGCATTAAATAACAATGCACAAACACAGGCTTTAAATCAGCAAGCGTTAGGCGTTGCGGATCTGCGTACTGAGCAGATTGATAATCTGCGTAAACAGATCAATAACACTACTGATGCTAAAGCTATCGCTGAGTTACAGGCTAGGATTCAAGCAGAACAGTCACAAGTTGCTAATGATGCAAACCGAATTGCTTTGATGCAGGCGCAAGCGCAAGCTCAAAAAGATGCAGCACAACAGCTTGAAATTGAAGGCCGATTAAAACGTGCTGCCCAAAAAGGCAACATTCTTGACGGCTACTCTGGTAACTAA
- a CDS encoding virB8 family protein, whose product MNKLKKVSAAEEAKSYEKAMDWEADLIAMRAKSERKAWTIAKVAVGVAVLEAIGLVTLAPMRQTVPVVFTVDKAQGNVEYVGVVDDQQVKGKQELIDKNNITRYVTARESYFYPLLQPDYDLVMTMSSNQVGNDFASLYEGDSARDKKYGKKYELKVDVISVQTNQDETGFTASVRFTKTLHSVEANRDEQPQYYIASIRYEYAPNNLNKLVEKDLIKNPFGFKVVGYRVDPELSPNRPVAQAAVVEPSQQVYVPIQQGGAAVQPQAQQGM is encoded by the coding sequence ATGAACAAACTTAAAAAAGTATCTGCTGCTGAAGAAGCTAAAAGCTATGAAAAAGCTATGGATTGGGAAGCAGATCTTATTGCGATGCGGGCTAAGTCAGAACGTAAAGCTTGGACTATTGCAAAAGTAGCGGTGGGCGTGGCCGTCTTAGAAGCCATTGGATTAGTGACATTAGCTCCAATGCGCCAGACTGTACCTGTTGTTTTCACAGTAGATAAAGCTCAAGGAAATGTTGAATACGTGGGCGTTGTTGATGATCAGCAAGTAAAAGGCAAACAAGAATTAATTGATAAAAATAACATTACTCGCTATGTAACCGCCCGTGAGAGTTATTTCTATCCGTTATTACAGCCAGATTATGATTTAGTCATGACTATGAGCAGTAATCAGGTCGGTAATGACTTTGCTTCACTCTATGAAGGTGATAGCGCAAGAGATAAAAAGTACGGCAAAAAATATGAATTAAAAGTTGATGTGATTTCTGTCCAGACTAATCAGGATGAAACAGGTTTTACCGCTAGTGTCCGCTTCACTAAGACTTTGCATTCAGTCGAAGCTAATCGTGATGAACAGCCACAATATTATATTGCAAGTATTCGATATGAATATGCTCCGAACAATCTAAATAAACTGGTAGAAAAAGATCTAATTAAAAATCCATTCGGCTTTAAGGTCGTGGGCTATCGTGTCGATCCTGAACTATCTCCTAACAGACCTGTAGCGCAAGCTGCGGTTGTTGAACCTAGTCAGCAAGTCTATGTTCCGATTCAACAAGGCGGGGCTGCTGTTCAGCCACAAGCTCAACAAGGAATGTAA
- a CDS encoding TrbG/VirB9 family P-type conjugative transfer protein codes for MKKLILALGLAMHGISYAAITPKAMPTDSRIRTINYVPNDVYRITVKKGTVTRIVLGEGERILERGAATGYPSDCEKDDTNWCIFADTGSNLVWVKPKDKATRNNLELRTNKRDYSFDFQVLNNAKEKPMYRVVFKYPQEEEKRKQEEAQRYNAYAAQLKEESQLTEFLVLQHRLANAAPIPKNWNYRQATNSKGKHFVPEMLFDDGRFTYMRFKGNTDIPVVFIEGTEGEEKVNFHISKEDPKLLIVEALAKKFVLRQGKGVVSIFNESYDPVGVAPQDGTTVEGVKRVITGDMN; via the coding sequence ATGAAAAAATTAATTCTTGCTTTGGGTTTGGCTATGCATGGGATCTCTTATGCAGCAATTACGCCTAAAGCTATGCCTACCGATTCACGTATTAGAACAATCAATTATGTTCCTAATGATGTTTATCGAATTACTGTCAAAAAAGGCACTGTAACCCGCATTGTATTAGGTGAAGGTGAAAGAATTTTAGAGCGTGGTGCTGCTACTGGATACCCTTCAGACTGTGAAAAGGATGACACCAATTGGTGTATTTTTGCGGATACTGGATCAAATTTAGTATGGGTGAAGCCAAAGGATAAGGCTACTCGGAATAACTTAGAGTTACGCACTAATAAGCGTGATTATAGTTTTGATTTTCAAGTTCTAAATAATGCCAAAGAAAAACCGATGTATCGTGTTGTCTTTAAATACCCACAAGAAGAAGAAAAACGTAAACAGGAAGAAGCTCAACGCTATAACGCTTATGCAGCACAATTAAAAGAAGAAAGCCAGCTTACTGAATTTTTGGTTTTACAGCATCGTTTAGCCAATGCTGCACCTATCCCTAAAAATTGGAATTATCGTCAAGCTACAAACAGTAAAGGGAAGCATTTTGTTCCAGAAATGCTATTTGATGACGGTCGTTTTACCTATATGCGATTTAAAGGAAATACCGATATTCCAGTCGTATTTATTGAAGGTACGGAAGGGGAAGAAAAAGTTAATTTCCATATCAGTAAAGAAGATCCAAAACTTTTGATTGTTGAAGCTCTAGCTAAAAAATTTGTTTTACGTCAAGGAAAAGGCGTAGTGAGCATTTTCAATGAATCTTATGATCCTGT